The DNA region AAAGAAGTGTTCGGAACTGTGGCATAAGCTAAATAAATAACCTCTTGATGCTTATCCAACAACTTGCAAATTAGTTCATGTTGCCCAAAATCTCCAGCAACATACACAACGCCATCAGGCAATTTATTAGGAGGTATTGGACTTCTACCCAAAACCGTTACCTGTCGCTCAGTTTTAAGAAGTTGAAGCACAAGATGTGAACCAATATACCCACCGCCCCCAATGACTAGGGTGCTTGTTCTATTGATATTCATAATCTCACCCAACCTTCTGGCATCAAATCTTGTATATTTGTTTCATTGGCAAACCAATACTTAGGGGCAACAACAATTTTTTTTGAACTAGAATTCAACCATGCTCCCCACCAGCTAAATGAGCTATTAGCAATAATGTTGTGCTTACATAAGCTCATCAACCTCATATCATTGTAGCTTTCACTTCCATGATTGCAATCTACATAATGATGTGGAAAATCTATTTTTAAATTATTTTTTACCCAAGCAATATCATCAGAAAAAATATAAAAATGTGGCTGCTCAACACGTCCGGCAATATACTCAATTGCAGCTTTATAGTAATCAGACGAGCATAACGCATACGTTGTTGTGTTATTTACATAATCGCCACGTCGCACATGCAAGCTAACAGCATTCACATTATTAATATGTACTGCTAACTCAGCATTATTGTTTTGCATTGGCAGCTTAAATGTAAAATCTTCACGAATTCGCGCTGCAACATCAACAAAATAGTTTTCTGATTGCCAATAACCATAAAGATAACAATCTTCAGTTAAATTTCTGATGCCAGACCAATAATAAAAATGTGGCTCAACAACAAATGGTTTACAACGCAATTTTTGCATATTTGATCGTAAGATTATCCGCCGCACAAATGACAATGACTGCCAACCTAATACGTTACGCACATTGCTTTTACTTGCTATTTCTGTATTGCAATTAAAAATTCGCTGTAACTCAAAGCCTTGATGTAGTTCATAGTTTGCAAAACCTGAGATATCTAACTGCAAATTGCTTCCACACTTTATTGAAAGCGCTCGCCCTGCAGCATATTGAAACATCTGGTTGCCAAGACCACCAATAATATTAGAGATGACCATTTTCAATTTTCTCGCAATTTCACACTTAGCAGCCTAAGCGTGGCCGGGTTTTTCCACAACAAAGTCAATATAACAATACCTACTATCAACGATATCAACACCAACATACCAATCGCCACTCTTAAGTTAGCAGCTTCAGGCACCCAAACAACAAGCGTAGCTAGCACAAACATGACAGCAATTCCAACGAGACAACGTCCAACATCGAGAGTAAACCTTACTTGCTGGTACATATGTATCAGCATTACAGTAAACATAGCCATAGCACCAAGTACTAACGCCATACCAGCCCAACTGATTTCCACATGCCGCACCCCTGCAAAATAGATCAAACCCAATGAAGTGATTGACCCCAATGCATATGGCAAAGCAAGTGATTTAGTTTCGCGTTTGATTTGCGCTGCATTACTGAGTAAGTTACTTAATACACGACACAATTCAATACCAGCACCCAACATAACGAAAATAATTGCATTTTGAAATTGAGAAGCGACTAACACTTTAAGTAGATATGGTGCACTAAAAATTACCATCCCAGTAAGAACAAAATACGCAGGTACCAAAGTATTTAATAAATCAGAAAAAGCGGATTCAACTTCTGTTAAATTTTCATGCTTACTAACACGACGGTAAAAAAGCGGGTAGAAGAATTGCATAGCTAATGATTCTGCGAGTGCAAAAATTTGACCAGCAAGCTGTAAACCTATGACCAAAAAGCCTAATTGCGCCAATCCCCAATACTTTTCAATCAAAAACCTGTAACCACTAAGCTGCAACCACATAAGCCCCGTTGCCACTGCTAAAGGTAAGCAATATGTTCTGACCGTATTTTTAGTCAACAACGGCAAGCGATTTTCAGAACGCTTAGAATGTATAACATGTTGTCGTAAAACATGCTTAGCACCCAACACCCCCAATGCCATACCTACTGCTTGCCCAGCAAACCAAGCAGTAGCGGATGATAACCACATAACTAAAAAAATAGAACTGGCCAACCCAATTGCTACAGTAATGATAGACCAAATTACTGAAGCACCTCGAAAGCCAAGCATATTCAACGCAGGTATTAGAGTCGCGTTCCAGGTGCCTGCAACAACCATTGTGAACATTGAAATAAAAAGCAAAATACACTGTTCAGCAGAATACTGCTCCTCTATGCTCAAAGCAACTAAGCCACCTACAAGTGAAACCCAGAGTATATAATTTCTATATGACTTTAGTCTTGAGAAGAGCGTACCATCATCCCACCATGCATGCGTGTGCAAATTAATATGTTGCCCTACAGGATTAATCAAAAATAAGCCACAAAACATTTGCACTGTGATTAATAAAGCGAGTTCACCGTATTGCTCAGGGCTAAGAAATGTTGTTACAGCCCTTATAGTAACTAATGCCATTAATGCTGCAGCTAGCCGCCCCCCAACAATCAGTATCAAATCACGGCTCAAGACCAATATCCTGAATTATCGTATTAACGATAGTCTTCGCGAAAAACTCTGAACCAAACTGATACACGGCCTCACTTTGTAAAAACGCTGCAATACGTTGTTGATAGCCCACAAACTCTATTTCCGTCATTGATTTAAGAAAGCGATATACATCCTCTGTGTCGTTAAACTGGCGACGGTCAACGAAACAATCTGCGGGAATATAATCCGTGATATTGCTGGCACCCCAATACACAGGAACGCAACCAGAAAAAAAACTGTCGAATATTTTTTCAGTGATGTAGCCAGGCAAGTCACGCATATTTTCATAGCAAATTGAAAATTTTGTTCGCGTTAATACATCTTGCTTGTGAGCAACTTTTCCACGGTAACTAGGAAATGGCTGCAATGTAAAGAGTCGACCAATAATACCCCAAAATCGACGCTCTATCTTTCCAACCAAACCACTACGTACCACAGGGATATCCCAACCTACCCCATATAAATCAAAATCTTGTTGAGCATGAGTTTCAAACCAACGGATCGCATTGACGCGCTCTGGATATAAATCTCGATTATCTTGCAAAGAAAGTGTCCGATTGCTAGAAATTAGACAACAAAACTGATCTCGATCTGAAAATCCAATAACAGGACCAACATAAACTGGATTAGGAAAATTGATTTTTATGAAACGATTACCATCCACCAAGTCATCATTCCAAGTAAAAACTTTACGATAACAATCCCAATTTGACGCAATACCATTTGACGGCCAGACCTGCGGTGTTTCAAGCATCAGTAAATAATATGCCGTATTAACACTTTGCTTCTGTACATCCATGTGTAACTCAAATGCTAATGACTTTCCAACATTAGTATCGCTCGTATTAATCTCAATACCATGCTGCTTTAGCTGCTCTCGCATCAAATAATATGGCTGAAAACAATTATCTCTATTGTTTTTGTGACTTAAATCGAAAATCACATTTCCCGCAAAACCTCGCGCCTCGAAGTTAGCATAGATTACATCACTCAACGGCTTTCACCCTTTAACTTCCAGCTCTCCCAAACAAAGTCATAACTCCACATTTCTGTATGCGTATTTGTGAGTTCATGTCTTATCGTTTCTCGTCGCTTGGCTGCATTATCTAAAAAGTTATGAAACTGAACTTGTAGATATTGCACCTTTTTAATATCACCCGACTCGATAATTGCAGGAACAACATCAAACTCCCCTCCTTCTATGTTTATCTTCATTAAGTCAATTTGATTAATCATTAACTCCCTAATACAATCCACAACTGAACGTACTTGCACTCGTTGCATTGATCCTTTAATGTTAGGAGAAGTAAAACTTGAAGCATTCTCTGCCATATTAATATCTAACCAGCCATCAGCAGATGAAAGCCCATAATTCAAACAAACGATTTTTTTATTACCTTGAAATCGGTCAACACACATCTGATAAAACTCTGGAACAGGCTCAAAAATATAAATTGTACATCCAAACTTTTCATGTATAGCTGCTGCAAAATCACCATGATAACCACCTAAATCGAATACGATACTATCCTTGTTCAGAGGGTAATCTAAACGCAGGGTTTCATCACCATTGTCATCAAACCAGCGGCTAACTTCTAGCAAGAAAGGTTCGCGTAATATATACCTACGAAATAGTAAAGTTAGCTTATTTTTAACTTTTGATAGAAAGCTCATTGTATTATCCAATCAAGATATTTTTTCGAGAGCAACAAAAGCCTCGGGGATTGGGTAATGATGATTACCCACAAACAATCCATTTTGATCAATATGTTCAGCATTTTTTAATGTGCCATGCACTTCTGAATCAAAATATTTCACCACTTCATTTTTAGCAAAATTACCTGCAACAATAGGACGACACTCAAAACCAAGTTCATTTAATTTTGCCACTAATGCTTTGCGTGTCATTTTACTACCTGGGCGTATCACTAAACTGAATCCAAACCAACTACTCTCACCTATCTCTTGTTGAATAATGATATCTGGGTGATTTGATAATGCGGCCTGTAGCAATTTTCCATTTTCTCGGCGGGCGGCTATTAAGCTAGGTAAACGCTTGACTTGTTCAACTCCCAATGCCCCTTCAATTTCCAGTGGGCGAACGTTATAACCAGGCAGCACAAATCGAAATGACTCCTCGAACGGGTCGTCGCTCTTCTCGCTACACACAAGATTATGCTTAGGTAAGTTGCGTGTCCAACCATGCGCTCGAAGTGAAAGTAAAATTTGGTATAGTTCTTCATCATTCGTTACAATCAAACCACCTTCCATGGTGGAAATATGATGGCTAAAGAAAGAGCTGTAACCACCCATTACACCAAAAGTGCCAGCATGCTTGCCCTCATACTTAGCACCCATCGACTCACAGTTATCTTCAATCAACACGATATTACGCTCACCGATAATCTGCTGGATACGTCCAAAATCGTTTGGATTACCAAGCAGATTCACAGCCATGATCGCACGTGTTTTATCTGTAACAGCCTGCTCTAATTGATTAAGATCATAGTTCAAGGTGTTCAGATCAATGTCCACAAACTTGATTTTCAACCCGTATTGATATAGTGGATAGAACGTAGTGCTCCACGACACCGCAGGAACAATCACTTCATCACCACGCTGCAGCTTCAATTGTGAGTTTTTGGTATAGAACAATGCTGCCACCATCAACAATATAGCGGATGAACCAGAATTCACCATCACGCAATGCTTACTCCCTACGTAATGAGCGAAATCACGTTCAAAGGCTTGTACATTTGCACCCATGGTGTACATACCAGAGGCTATAACACGTTGCATCGCATCTTGCTCTTCTTGCCCCCAAGTTGCTGTGGCTAATGGAAACTTGATACTCATTGCAAATATTCCTTTAAATAAAATTCGTATGTTTTTTCTATGCCCGTACGTAAGTCGCTTTGAGCATTCCAGCCCCAAGCCTGCTGACGATCTACACTCACAAGCTTACGCGCCATACCAACTGGCTTACTAATATCGTGTACAAAACTTCCTGTGTATCCCATTACTTCTGCTGTCACTTGATAATACTCATTGATTGTAAAATCATGCCCCAACCCTATATTCATATAAGGGGGTAACGTTTCAAAATTATGGATCGCTCTAACAACTGCATCAGCCAAATCACCTACATACATAAACTCGCGTCGAGCGGTTCCATCACCCCATATTTCAACAGTTTGTTGACCATTTTGTTTGGCTAGGTGCACTTTATGAATAATTGCGGGAAGCAAGTGAGAGTGAACGGGGTCAAACTTATCATGACGTCCATAAAGATTACAAGGGATTAGCGTCTTATATTGATAACTTGCATCCTCACGCATGATGTAATCACAAAACCTAGCCGTTACTACCTTGGCCAGCGCATAACCCTCGTTAGTAGGCTCAAGTTCGCCTTTAAGCACCATTTCTTCACGTAACGGCTCTGAGTAGTTACGTGGATACATACATGAACTACCGAGATTAATTAGACGCTTAATGCCTACCTTGTGCGCAGCACTCACAATGTTGCGCCCCATATCGAGATTTTCCATCAAGAATCCCACTGGTTCGCGCATATTAGCCTGAATGCCACCCACCTTACCTGCAGCATGAATGACCATATTGGGCTGATGTTTACTCAAATAACTTAGTACTGCGCTAAAGTCGCGTAAATCTAACTCACGGCTACGCGGCGCAAGTATTTCAAACTCGCTGATAGAGGGATGCTCCAAAATATTGCACCCAACCATACCGCCGCCGCCAGTTAATAAGATTTTAGTTTTACTCATAGTTTACTAGACTATTCTTGAGGTTTGAAAACCGTATAGCCGTGCTTTTTAACTAACTCATCACGCTCTGCACCCTTTAAATCTTCTCGAACCATCTCGCTTACTAAATCTTCAAAGCTGATTTTTGGCACCCAGCCAAGTTTATTTTTGGCTTTACTAGCATCGCCTAGCAAAGTTTCCACTTCTGTTGGACGGAAATAACGCGGATCAACTGCCACAATGCATTTTCCTGCGGCATTGTAGCCTTTTTCATCCACACCTTCACCCTGCCACGTAATGGCTATGCCAAGCTCTTTTGCCGCTGCATTCACAAAATCACGCACACTGTATTGCACGCCTGTAGCAATTACAAAATCTTCAGGTGTTTCTTGTTGCAGCATTAACCATTGCATTTCAACATAATCTTTTGCATGTCCCCAGTCACGTAAAGAATCCATATTGCCAAGATATAAACAATCTTGCAGATTCAACTTGATACGTGCCAAAGCACGAGTGATTTTACGTGTCACGAAAGTTTCGCCACGTATTGGACTTTCATGGTTAAACAAGATGCCATTACAAGCATAAATACCATAGGCTTCACGATAGTTAACTGTAATCCAGTAAGCATAAAGCTTTGCAACAGCATAGGGCGAACGCGGATAGAATGGTGTTGTTTCTTTTTGCGGAGTTTCTTGCACTAGGCCATACAATTCTGATGTAGAAGCTTGGTAAAACTTAGTTTTTTTCTCCAAACCTAACATTCTAATGGCTTCTAAAATCCTCAATGCGCCCAGTGCATCAGAGTTTGCAGTATACTCAGGCTCTTCAAATGATACCGCAACATGGCTTTGCGCTGCTAGGTTATAAATCTCGTCAGGCTGAACTTTCTGAATAATACGAGTTAAGCTAGATGAATCTGTCATATCGCCATGATGCAGAAAGAATGGCTTGCCTCTTTCATGCACATCATGGAATAAATGATCAATTCGCGCAGTGTTAAACAATGAACTACGACGCTTTATACCATGAACCTCATATCCTTTATCAAGCAGCAACTCGGCTAAATATGCTCCATCTTGCCCTGTAACGCCTGTAATTAACGCAACTTTAGTCATACATTTCCCTCTTCTATTCTGCCATAACTGTCTTTATAACGAACTATATCGTCTTCACCCAAATAAGTACCAGACTGCACCTCAATAATCTCCAATGAAGTATTGCCAGTATTCGCTAGACGATGTGTTTCACCTAATGGAATAAAAGTTGATTCATTTTCATGAAGTGTAATCACTTTATCTCCACAAGTTACTTCAGCTGTACCTCTTACCACTACCCAATGCTCTGCGCGTTTGGTGTGTTTTTGCAAGCTTAAGCTAGCACCAGGGTTGACCTGTATCCGTTTTACTTTAAATCGCTCACCTACATCAATAGTGTCATACCAACCCCAAGGACGAGATACTTTTCTGTGTAAAATGCGTTCTTCTCGTTTTTGTGACTCTAACTGGCTAACTATTTTTTTAACGTCCTGACTCATCCCGCGATCAGCAACCAATACAGCATCCGCAGTTTCAATAATCACTAAATTATTGACACCTACTGTGCTCACCAATCTATGGCTTGCATTTATCAACGTATTACTTGTATGTTCAATGATTGTATCGCCACTAGACACATTACCATTAGCATCTTGCTGCCCCACCTGCCAAACAGCATCCCAAGCGCCAAGATCATTCCAGCCAGCATCAAGCGATATCATCTTAATTGGGAAATCTGATCCAGGGCACTTTTCCATGACTGCATAATCTATAGATTCACTTGGTATATTTGCGAACAAAGTCGCATCAGGCCGAATAAACTGATTGTCTCGTACACTACTACTAAAGGCATTTGAAGTGCATTGCAAAATATCCGCCCTAAAATGCTTCAGCGCTTTAAGCCATACGCTAGCACGCACCACAAACATCCCACTATTCCATAGGTAACTTCCAGATGCACAGTATGATTTTGCAGTTTGATAATCAGGTTTTTCTGCAAACTTTGCTACATCATATTCAGTATTTGAGCCAGCCTGCCCCTCACGTTTAATGTAACCAAATCCAGTTTCAGGCTTATCTGGTTTAATTCCTAAAATCACAATTGCGCCAGTCGCCGCTACACGAATGCTGTTTTGTAGTGCTTTGGTAAAAGCCTCACCATTCTGCACAGTTTGATCTGCTGGGGTAACAACGAGAACGGGGTCTTCTCCACCAGAAACTGCTTGTAGCGCTGCCAGAGTAAGTGCTGGTGCTGTGTTTCGCCCTTCAGGCTCAAGCAATAAGCTGGCTGATATTTTTGTAAACTCACGCAACTGATCAAGCACCAAGAAACGATGCTCTTCATTAGTCACAATTAGAGTTTCCCCAACCACAATATCTGTAGCAGACAAATGACTTAAACGATTAGTCGCTTGCTGAAAGAGACTATCCGTACCAGATAGCACCAAAAATTGCTTAGGGAAACCTCTACGCGATAAAGGCCACAATCTCGAACCGGAACCTCCACTTAGAATAACTGGGGTAATGTTAATTAAGGATTTAGCCATGATGTAATTTTAAGATTCCTGCTCATCCAGACTAAGTTGCATCAGTTCGAGATGAGAAGAAAAGTGATCTGAGCAAACATTTGCTTCTTGCACGAGAGATTTTATTTCAGTACTAAGGATTTCATATTCAGCAACCTTAGATTTTAGAAACCTGAGGGTAATTATCGATTTTTCTTCAACACCATTCGGCGTTAACAAATACAAATAGGCGAGTTTATTTTTACTGTTTTTAAAGTTTCTTACCTTAAGGAATCCCTTTTCAATCAGTGCGTTAACACAGAAGTTGGTCTTACCTAAACTAATACCCAAAGCTTTTGCAAGCTCGCGCTGGCTGAGCCCAGAATTGACTTCAAGTAGTTTAAGTATTTTGTACCTATATTCGTCAGTTAACATAAAAGGAATCAGAATCTGTTCATTTGTTGAACGCAATTATAACAAATAATAAACCGAACCAAACAAAGTTCTTTATCTAAAAAATGAATTACTGATAATTAATTTAATAAGTCAAAGAGGTTTAATAGGTTAATATTTTATAAGACAGTTAAAGCGCTAAATTGAAGTGGCAAATAGAAAATTAAATGAATCTTTTCAGCATTTCGGTTAATGGTTTTTCTACAACCGAATAAACTACACAGCCGAAAGTCACACTGAAAACCAGACACAAAAAAGCAAGAAAATCTCCATTCCAATCGTAAGAAACTTTACTGAATAACTTATAGAAAGCTGGAATAGTTAATATTTGAACAAGGTAAATACTGTAGGAGGCATTGCCTAAATACACTAAACTACGGCACTTAACTTGTGTAGAGTATAAAAGGCCAAAAACAATAAAAAAGGATGGTATACCCCAAATAAAAATCCTATTCAGATTTAAGCTTTTTATTTCAGATGAGATTGACGCAAGCAGAAGTAATGTTCCAAATATGAATATAGCTAAGCCTTTTCTTTTGGAAAAGTTATAGGTTCGGAATATGCAAGCCACGAACATACCTAACAAAAATTCTACAATTATAAAGTTGTTAGTAATGATAGTAAAAGTAAGTAACGAAATAACAACAAAAGTAACTTGCAATCTCCAAGACTTTAAAAATAAACCGATAGAGAAAATCAAGTAGAAAAACATTTCAAACTCAAGTGTCCAGCCAACATAAACAACAGGATAATTACTTGTAAAAATGCTAGATGTAAAAAAAAGTGACGACACCACCCAAACTGGAGTGACTAATATCTCTCTAGTAACTGATGGAAACACAAAATAAAGCATTAAAACAAAGAAGGTAAGAGCCCAATATATGGGGACAATACGAACAACACGATTCTTAAAAAACTCGTATGGTGTACGTCTCTGAATTATCTGCGTATGAAGCATTACATACCCAGAAATGACAAAAAAGATATCAACACCATTACCACCCCAACCCTCAAAGTATCTTAATAGAAAAGTATCTTGATAATATGAGGTGGAAGTGCCAATAATGTGAGTCAAAACAACATTAATAGCAGCAAAAGCACGTAAAATTTGAATATTATTGATCATTAAGAGGTGTCACAATTTGAAGCCTTTATGCGTAAAAGACATACTCCAACTTTATTTTTAAAAAGGTACTACAAAATAAGCATCTAACAATAATTGTTTATGATAGGATAATTCAAATTAGAATGCGGCTTAACCGCTAAAAATTTTTATATTAGATATTGAAAATACAATATATTAATTTAGGTTTTTATCGAGCCAGACAATCAAAATTATTTAAAAATTCATATACTAATTTTAGACAAACACTGCTGACATAAAAACTGAGCTCTTTTTTGACTTTCAGACTCTGCGTAACAACGTAATTCTGGAGCATTTCCTGATGGGCGCAGATGGACAATGTCACCGTTTTCAAATGTAACTCTAAAACCATCTACAGTATTTACAGTGCGGACAGAGCCAGAGTTTCCAGACATTAAGCTATCAGCAAGTTGATGATTTTTATTTAATTTTTCAATTAGCTGTGTGCTTTTAATCACAGGGAAATTTTGCAATCTATCGCTTGCAGTATAACGGTGCGGTAATGTTTCAATCAGTCTAGATATAGGCTGCTGATTTTGTTTAGAGATAGAAAGTATCGCTAAGATAGGCAAAATTGCATCACGAGTTGGCAGCGCATTTAGCATCTTCCCATTTAATGTAATAGTGCTGCCTAACAAGAACCCACCATTAGCTTCAAAACCAACGACACTTTGATTGTTTCCACTGTCTTTAGTATTTAAAGAAGCCTGCATTGCATCAATCACGTAAGGTGACCCAATTTTAGTGCGAACAACTTGATTAAACCATGCTGACTTCTCAGTAAGGGTGTTGCTACTCACCGGCGTCACCACCACTCTAGCTGATAATAATCTTGCGGATAAAACTCCAACAACATCCCCACGTAACCAATGACCATTTTCATCACTTATCAGCGGCCTGTCTGCATCACCATCAGTAGATACTATTGCATCAAAGCTATATTGTTTTGCCCATTCTTCTGCTTGCAAAATATCTTCTTGTCTGACGGCTTCTGTATCAATTGGGACAAAATCTTCACTACGACCTAAGGAAATGACACTCACACCCAATGCTTCTAACACTTCACGCAGAATGTCTCTAGCAACACTCGAATGTTCGTATATAGCAACACGCATACCAGCGAGATTCGCGTTTCCGAAAAAGTCAATATATCGCTTTAAATAGTGAGACTTAACGCTAGCATCTGCCACAAGTGAATTAATTGAAGAAATAGCGCCGTTTTCAGGAAAATCTACGGAAGCCTGCTGTATTAATAACTCATCTGATTTAGATATTTCACCAGTTG from Methylotenera sp. L2L1 includes:
- a CDS encoding alpha-1,2-fucosyltransferase, which codes for MVISNIIGGLGNQMFQYAAGRALSIKCGSNLQLDISGFANYELHQGFELQRIFNCNTEIASKSNVRNVLGWQSLSFVRRIILRSNMQKLRCKPFVVEPHFYYWSGIRNLTEDCYLYGYWQSENYFVDVAARIREDFTFKLPMQNNNAELAVHINNVNAVSLHVRRGDYVNNTTTYALCSSDYYKAAIEYIAGRVEQPHFYIFSDDIAWVKNNLKIDFPHHYVDCNHGSESYNDMRLMSLCKHNIIANSSFSWWGAWLNSSSKKIVVAPKYWFANETNIQDLMPEGWVRL
- a CDS encoding lipopolysaccharide biosynthesis protein — encoded protein: MSRDLILIVGGRLAAALMALVTIRAVTTFLSPEQYGELALLITVQMFCGLFLINPVGQHINLHTHAWWDDGTLFSRLKSYRNYILWVSLVGGLVALSIEEQYSAEQCILLFISMFTMVVAGTWNATLIPALNMLGFRGASVIWSIITVAIGLASSIFLVMWLSSATAWFAGQAVGMALGVLGAKHVLRQHVIHSKRSENRLPLLTKNTVRTYCLPLAVATGLMWLQLSGYRFLIEKYWGLAQLGFLVIGLQLAGQIFALAESLAMQFFYPLFYRRVSKHENLTEVESAFSDLLNTLVPAYFVLTGMVIFSAPYLLKVLVASQFQNAIIFVMLGAGIELCRVLSNLLSNAAQIKRETKSLALPYALGSITSLGLIYFAGVRHVEISWAGMALVLGAMAMFTVMLIHMYQQVRFTLDVGRCLVGIAVMFVLATLVVWVPEAANLRVAIGMLVLISLIVGIVILTLLWKNPATLRLLSVKLREN
- a CDS encoding glycosyltransferase family 10 domain-containing protein, whose translation is MSDVIYANFEARGFAGNVIFDLSHKNNRDNCFQPYYLMREQLKQHGIEINTSDTNVGKSLAFELHMDVQKQSVNTAYYLLMLETPQVWPSNGIASNWDCYRKVFTWNDDLVDGNRFIKINFPNPVYVGPVIGFSDRDQFCCLISSNRTLSLQDNRDLYPERVNAIRWFETHAQQDFDLYGVGWDIPVVRSGLVGKIERRFWGIIGRLFTLQPFPSYRGKVAHKQDVLTRTKFSICYENMRDLPGYITEKIFDSFFSGCVPVYWGASNITDYIPADCFVDRRQFNDTEDVYRFLKSMTEIEFVGYQQRIAAFLQSEAVYQFGSEFFAKTIVNTIIQDIGLEP
- a CDS encoding FkbM family methyltransferase, translated to MSFLSKVKNKLTLLFRRYILREPFLLEVSRWFDDNGDETLRLDYPLNKDSIVFDLGGYHGDFAAAIHEKFGCTIYIFEPVPEFYQMCVDRFQGNKKIVCLNYGLSSADGWLDINMAENASSFTSPNIKGSMQRVQVRSVVDCIRELMINQIDLMKINIEGGEFDVVPAIIESGDIKKVQYLQVQFHNFLDNAAKRRETIRHELTNTHTEMWSYDFVWESWKLKGESR
- a CDS encoding DegT/DnrJ/EryC1/StrS family aminotransferase, which gives rise to MSIKFPLATATWGQEEQDAMQRVIASGMYTMGANVQAFERDFAHYVGSKHCVMVNSGSSAILLMVAALFYTKNSQLKLQRGDEVIVPAVSWSTTFYPLYQYGLKIKFVDIDLNTLNYDLNQLEQAVTDKTRAIMAVNLLGNPNDFGRIQQIIGERNIVLIEDNCESMGAKYEGKHAGTFGVMGGYSSFFSHHISTMEGGLIVTNDEELYQILLSLRAHGWTRNLPKHNLVCSEKSDDPFEESFRFVLPGYNVRPLEIEGALGVEQVKRLPSLIAARRENGKLLQAALSNHPDIIIQQEIGESSWFGFSLVIRPGSKMTRKALVAKLNELGFECRPIVAGNFAKNEVVKYFDSEVHGTLKNAEHIDQNGLFVGNHHYPIPEAFVALEKIS
- a CDS encoding GDP-L-fucose synthase family protein, with product MSKTKILLTGGGGMVGCNILEHPSISEFEILAPRSRELDLRDFSAVLSYLSKHQPNMVIHAAGKVGGIQANMREPVGFLMENLDMGRNIVSAAHKVGIKRLINLGSSCMYPRNYSEPLREEMVLKGELEPTNEGYALAKVVTARFCDYIMREDASYQYKTLIPCNLYGRHDKFDPVHSHLLPAIIHKVHLAKQNGQQTVEIWGDGTARREFMYVGDLADAVVRAIHNFETLPPYMNIGLGHDFTINEYYQVTAEVMGYTGSFVHDISKPVGMARKLVSVDRQQAWGWNAQSDLRTGIEKTYEFYLKEYLQ
- the gmd gene encoding GDP-mannose 4,6-dehydratase, with translation MTKVALITGVTGQDGAYLAELLLDKGYEVHGIKRRSSLFNTARIDHLFHDVHERGKPFFLHHGDMTDSSSLTRIIQKVQPDEIYNLAAQSHVAVSFEEPEYTANSDALGALRILEAIRMLGLEKKTKFYQASTSELYGLVQETPQKETTPFYPRSPYAVAKLYAYWITVNYREAYGIYACNGILFNHESPIRGETFVTRKITRALARIKLNLQDCLYLGNMDSLRDWGHAKDYVEMQWLMLQQETPEDFVIATGVQYSVRDFVNAAAKELGIAITWQGEGVDEKGYNAAGKCIVAVDPRYFRPTEVETLLGDASKAKNKLGWVPKISFEDLVSEMVREDLKGAERDELVKKHGYTVFKPQE
- a CDS encoding mannose-1-phosphate guanylyltransferase/mannose-6-phosphate isomerase — its product is MAKSLINITPVILSGGSGSRLWPLSRRGFPKQFLVLSGTDSLFQQATNRLSHLSATDIVVGETLIVTNEEHRFLVLDQLREFTKISASLLLEPEGRNTAPALTLAALQAVSGGEDPVLVVTPADQTVQNGEAFTKALQNSIRVAATGAIVILGIKPDKPETGFGYIKREGQAGSNTEYDVAKFAEKPDYQTAKSYCASGSYLWNSGMFVVRASVWLKALKHFRADILQCTSNAFSSSVRDNQFIRPDATLFANIPSESIDYAVMEKCPGSDFPIKMISLDAGWNDLGAWDAVWQVGQQDANGNVSSGDTIIEHTSNTLINASHRLVSTVGVNNLVIIETADAVLVADRGMSQDVKKIVSQLESQKREERILHRKVSRPWGWYDTIDVGERFKVKRIQVNPGASLSLQKHTKRAEHWVVVRGTAEVTCGDKVITLHENESTFIPLGETHRLANTGNTSLEIIEVQSGTYLGEDDIVRYKDSYGRIEEGNV
- a CDS encoding MarR family EPS-associated transcriptional regulator; amino-acid sequence: MLTDEYRYKILKLLEVNSGLSQRELAKALGISLGKTNFCVNALIEKGFLKVRNFKNSKNKLAYLYLLTPNGVEEKSIITLRFLKSKVAEYEILSTEIKSLVQEANVCSDHFSSHLELMQLSLDEQES
- a CDS encoding acyltransferase family protein, yielding MINNIQILRAFAAINVVLTHIIGTSTSYYQDTFLLRYFEGWGGNGVDIFFVISGYVMLHTQIIQRRTPYEFFKNRVVRIVPIYWALTFFVLMLYFVFPSVTREILVTPVWVVSSLFFTSSIFTSNYPVVYVGWTLEFEMFFYLIFSIGLFLKSWRLQVTFVVISLLTFTIITNNFIIVEFLLGMFVACIFRTYNFSKRKGLAIFIFGTLLLLASISSEIKSLNLNRIFIWGIPSFFIVFGLLYSTQVKCRSLVYLGNASYSIYLVQILTIPAFYKLFSKVSYDWNGDFLAFLCLVFSVTFGCVVYSVVEKPLTEMLKRFI